The sequence AAAGGGTAAGGAAAATACATTTAGAAAAGCTATGATTAATTTACTGTATGAGAATCTGAATGAAGAGCAGATATTAAATGTAATTCGTCAAAATTTGACCCCTGGTAACAAATCAAATGGAAGGATTGAAATTAATACTAAAAATAGGCTAATGAACCTAATAGACAAAGAAATAATAAAGACCATAGAACAAACAATACATGAAGCAGAAGGAGACTTGGAATATAGGCTTACAGATAGTTCTTATGCAGGATTAATTGTTCATCTCGCCCTAGCCATACAGAGAATAAAAAATAATGAAAACATCACAATGAAGGATGAATTTTTAACGGAGCTTAGTGAAAGTCAAGAATATACAACAGCGGAGAAAATAGCATATAAGATAGCTAAATCCTTAAATATAGAGATTCCTAATGATGAAATAGGATATATAACAATGCACCTAAAGGGTTCAAAAATGAGAAATGGAGCATATAAGGGGGATTCTAAGGGTGTTGACGAATTTATAATAGGAAATTTTGAACTAACTAAGCTGGTAAATGAAATGATCAAAATTGCAGAGGAAAAATCAGGCTATTCCTTAAAGGGAAATGAAAATCTTTTAGTCGGATTAGTAAGTCACTTAAGACCTACTATTAATAGGTTAAAGATGAATTTAGATATTAGAAACCCCCTGTTGGAAAAGATAAAGGAAATGTATCCTGGGATATTTAGTATCAGTGCAAAATGTGCAGAGGTTATAAATAAAAGGTTCAATTTAGAGATGCCTGAAGCTGAAATAGGGTTTATTGCCATGCACATAGGGGCGGCAATAGAAAAAGAAAGACGAAGGGTAGAAAAAGACAATAGGATTTATAATGTTGTAGTTGCTTGTACTAGTGGAATTGGTACATCTAAGCTTTTGGCCACAAGATTAAAAAAAGAATTTAATAATTTACAGATTATAGATACCATTTCTACTATTGAAATCAATGAAGAATGGCTTAAAAAAAATGAAGTCGATCTGGTCATTTCAACTGTTTATGTAAAGGAGAAGTCTATCCCAATAGTAAATGTAAATCCAGTTTTATTGAAGAATGATATAAATAGGATAAAAAAAATATTAGAAAAGCTAAATGTATATTCGGTAAAGAATTTATACACTAGTAATCAAAAAAATATTGACTTGATGGATAGGGCCAGTGCTTTGAAGGATTATGGGGAGGGTGTAATTGAAATCTTAAGTAATTTCTTTTTTGAAGAAAGCATACATGCTAATAGCATTAATGAATTAATTAGATGTGTGAGTTCCCTGGTAGGTAAAAATAAGGAAGAAGTAGATATTATTGAAAGGGATTTAAAAGAAAGGGAGAAGCATGGGAGTACCATACTAAATGGAAAAGAACTGATCCTATTACATTGCCGAACCAATGGGGTTAATACCCTTAAGCTTGGGGTGGCCAGATTAAGCCCACAAAAACCAATTTTTTGCATGAATACAAATGGAGATAAGGAAAAAATAGTTACAGCTTTGGTCATGATGACTCCCTTTAATAAAAGCAACAGACACTTAGAAGCCATTAGTGAGATTAGTAGAAATCTGATAGACGATCCCATGTTTATCGATGTTTTAGCTAGGGGAACAAAGAAGGATATATATAATGCAGTAAATGGTGTTTTAAATGGATTTCTTGATTCTAGAATTAAAATGTAGGAGGGGATAGATATGGTGATAAAGCTTGGAATCAGCCATGTACCACTTGCAATAATAAAACAAGGGGGGGCCATGGGAATAGTAATACTCGGAATAGTTTTAATCCTATTAACAGCTTTTATTTTAAAAAGGATAAATACAACTAATAACAAGGCTCACCTTAAAAATACTACTAACAATAAAGAAGCCATGGGAAATAAAGGTGCTGAAAAGCATTCTAATGGAATACTAAGAAAAGAAAACATACTATTAAACTTAGGCAAAATAAAAAAAGCTGATGCTATACAAATGGCGGGTCAACTTTTAATTGATGGGGGATATACAGGACAGGGGTATATACAAGCAATGTTAGAAAGAGAAAAGGTTGTATCAACTTATATTGGGAATGGAGTAGCTATACCCCATGGTGTGGGCTCATCTAAAAATCAGATAAAGCAATCTGGGATTGTAGTTCTCCAATTCCCACAGGGAATAGATTTTGGAGATGGCAATACGGCTTACTTGATTATTGGAATAGCAGGTAAGGGGGATGAACACTTGAAGATACTTTCTAATATTGCAGCATCTTTGGAAAATGAAAAAGTAGTAGAAAAGCTTGTGAACACAAAGAATGTAAATGATATTTATGATATATTTATTAGCAACTAATCTAGAGGAAGGAGTGATGTAGTGATTACTACCATAACTTTGAACCCTGCCATAGATAAAACAATGATAATAGACAATTTTCAAGCTGGAAAAGTAAATAGGGAGTTAAGCCTAAGAATAGATGCTGCAGGAAAGGGAATAAATGTATCAAAGGTCATACAAAAACTTGGTGGGAAAAGCCAAGCTATGGGAATACTTGCTGGCAATACAGGAGAATTTATAAAAAATGAATTAGATAGAATGAAAATCGAATATGATTTTATGATGATAGAGGGACAAACCAGGACGAATACAAAGATAGTAGATAGAGAAAATAATTTAGTCACCGATATAAATGAAAACGGGCCATGGGTTTCCCATGAGGATTTAAAGAAATTTGAAAAGAATATTATGGATGGACTATCTAAAGGGTCTATAGCAGTATTTTCTGGAAGTGTACCTAGAAATGTAGATAAAAAAATATACACTCGCTTAATTAATGGAGCCAAGGCTAAGGGTGCAAAAACCATTTTGGATGCCGATGGAGAGCTGTTGATAGAAGGATTGAAGGCAGGCCCTTATCTTGTAAAACCTAATATACACGAGTTAGAAAAAATATTTTCTATAAAGATAGAAAGTACAGAAGAGATTATAAGATATGGAAAGAAAATTTTAGAATATGGTGTAGATTATGTAGTTGTTTCCCGTGGAGAAGAGGGCTCAGTTTTGATAAGTAATAATGAAATTGCCATAGTAAAGGGTATAAAAGTTGAAGCAAAGAGTACGGTGGGGGCAGGAGATTCATTGGTGGCTGCCATATCATTATCAATTAGTAGGGGGTATACTTTGGAAGATACGATAAAATTAGCTGTTGCCACAAGCATAGCCAGTGTCATGACCGATGGAACACAATCAGGGAGTATGGATACCATTAATGAATTAATAGAAAAAGTAGAGTTTAAATTAGTTGATAGGGGGATGATTAAAGATGAAAACTAGAGCAGTAAGAATGTATGGGAAAGATGACTTAAGATTAGAAGAATTTGAGCTTCCAGAAATAAAGGATGATGAGATTCTAGTCACAATTGTTTCAAACAGTATTTGTATGTCTACCTACAAAGCGGCGAAACAAGGAGCAATGCATAAAAGAGTACCTGAAGACGTTGCGATTAATCCAATAATAACGGGGCATGAGTTTTCCGGTGAAATTATAAAGGTTGGGGATAAATGGAAGAATAAATTTAAAGCAGGAAATAAATATGCCCTTCAGCCAGCATTGAATTACAAAGGCAGTCCATATTCACCGGGATATTCCTATAAGTTTTTTGGAGGTAATGCGACCTATGCAATTATTCCCCAGGAGGTTATGGAGCTTGGATGTTTAATCAATTATGGTGGAGAAGGCTTTTTTGAAGCATCTTTAGCTGAGCCCATGTCATGCATAATAGGTGGTTTCCATTCAAATTATCATACCAAAAGCGGAGTATATAAGCATGAAATGGGAATAACCCCCAAGGGTAAAATGGCAATACTAGGAGGAGCAGGGCCCATGGGCCTTGGAGCAATAGATTATATTATTCATTGTGAAAGAAAACCAAAGCTTTTAGTTATAACTGATATTGATGACAAAAGGCTGGAAAGGGCTCAAAGTATACTTACTATAGAAGAAGCAGAAAAAAATGGTGTGGAGTTAAAATATGTTAACACAAAGAATTTTGAAAATCCCGATGAATATCTAATGTCCCTTACGGATAATAAAGGATTTGATGATGTATATGTCTATGCCCCCATTGAAGTTCTTGCAGAGCAAGGGGATAAAATATTAGGTAAGGATGGATGCTTGAACTTTTTTGCTGGCCCTACTAATAAGCAGTTTTCAGCAAAGGTAAATTATTATGATGTTCATTATTCAGCGACCCATATAATAGGTTCTACTGGGGGGAATACAGAGGATTTAATTGAGTCGTTAGAAATGACAAGCAAGGGACTAATCAACCCTGCAGTAATGGTCACCCATGTGGGGGGGTTAAATAGTGCAGGGGAAACCATACTAAATTTACCTAATATTCCTGGTGGAAAGAAACTTATTTACACCAATATAGATATGGAATTAACTGCCATAGAAGATTTTGAAAAAAAGGGAAAAACCGATAAGTTTTTTGCAAAATTAGCTGAAATAACTAGTAGATATAATGGATTATGGTCCTTAGAAGCTGAAAAGTATTTATTAGAAAATAAATAGAAGATAAAATATTGAAGGGAGCCGGATATGTATAAGGTAGAAGTAATATTGACCAATGAAACTGGACTTCATGCAAGGCCAGCTAGTTTGTTGGTAAAGGAAGCATCAAAATATGTATCGGAAATAAAGCTGATAAAAGCTGATAGGGAATATAATGCAAAGAGTATAATGGGCATTTTATCTATGGGAGCTAATAAAGGTACGAAATTGACCATTGCCGCAGAGGGAAGGGATGAAAAGGCAGCAGTTATGGGCTTAAAGGCTTTAGTTGACAGGGGTTTTTCCGAATAGATAGGCGGAGAGTATAAAAATCTCAAAAAATAAAATAAAAACTTATGTTAAAAAAGAAGCTTGATAATAAATCATAGCTTCTTTTTTATCCATTTCTTAAAGGGGCAGGTATTGAATAATTTACTTAATATAAAGTAAGTAAAATTTTCAATACCTGACCAATATATATAGTTAATTAGAACCTAAAAGCTTGTTCAATAATCCCGTTGAATTTAGCAAGATTAAAAAGATAGCAGCAGGAGCTAAAAACTTGATTATGAAGCTATAAAGACCCTTGGCCCTTAATTTATAAAGACCTTGGCTAGTAATTTCTTTAATAGTATTTTCAGTACCCCATACCCATCCTACAAAGATACTGATCAGTAATCCGCCTATTGGTAGGAAGATATTTGAAGTTATAAAATCAAATAGACCAAAGAAAGTTTTTCCAAATATAGTGACATTACTCCATGGGCCAAAGGACATTATGCTAAGTAATGATACTAAGAATATTGCTGAAGATACAAGGATTGTAGCCTTTTTTCTTTTAAGACCAAATTCCTCTATTGCAAAGGACACAACTACTTCTAAAAGGGAAATAGTAGATGTTATAGCAGCAATTCCTATAAGGGAGAAGAATAAAAATCCAAAAATATTCCCAAAGGGCATTTCACTAAATACTGCTGGCAATGTAACAAAGATTAGTCCTGCTCCTTTTGTCGGCTCCAGACCATATGCAAATACTGCTGGGAAGATAACTAAACCAGCCATTAAGGCAATAACGGTATCAGCTATGGTAACCTGAATTGCTAATTTAACTATATCTTCTTTTCTATCAATATAACTCCCATAGGTCAGTATAATACCCATGCCTAAGCTTAATGTAAAGAAGGAATGGCCAAGGGCCTCTAGAACTCCCTTTGTAGTCAACTGTGAGAAATCAGGCTTGAAAAGGAACTCAACCCCCTTTGAAGCTCCATCTAAAGTCAAAGATCTAAACATTAATAGTATTAGAATACCAAATAAAACCGGCATTAATATCTTACAATATTTCTCCACACCGTTTTTTATTCCAGATATCACCACAAGTGCGGTTAGTACAATTACTACAAAGGTACAGATTATAGATTCCGTAGAGTTTCCAATGATTCCTTCAAAATAAGCACCTAAATTAGCAGGAGCTACGGATACTATTTTTCCCGTTGCCGCTCTACCTATGTAGGATAATATCCATCCTGCAATCATTGCATAATATGAAAGTATTATAAAAGCAGTTAATGTAGCTAAGTAGCCCGATAAAAACCATGGTTTTTTAGGTTCTATTTTTTTAAATGAACCAACAGCATTTGCTTGGGTTTTCCTACCTAATACAAATTCAGATATCATTACAGGTAAACCTATTAAAGCTATACAAACTAAATAAACTAAAATAAAAGCTGCTCCTCCGTTTTTCCCAGTAATATAAGGGAATTTCCATATATTACCTAGACCGATGGCAGAACCCGCTGCAGCTGCCAGTATACCTAATTTTGATCCAAAATTATCTCTTTTCATTTTTGTCATCCTTTCAAGTCATATTTGTATAAAAAATTCATATCTTAATCAACAATGCCCATTCTCTAGACTAAAAATAAAAAATCCTTCATCTCTATAGATATTCAATAAATACCTATAGGGACGAAGGATTATAATCTCCGTGGTACCACCCTATTTTACAATAATAATAATTGCATCTTTATTCAGGTCGAAATAAAGTCTAATTGACTTCATATGAACCATAGCCATATATTGGTGGCAGCCATCCTTATTTACTGGGTATTCCTTTCAATTCGGCAACTCAGGAGGGATCATTATATACTTACCTTAACACTAACTTTCAGCAAATGTTAGTTCTCTGTAGTCAAAGTATCAGCATTTTTCTCTCCGTCTTTGTTTTAAAAATAT is a genomic window of Maledivibacter sp. containing:
- a CDS encoding HPr family phosphocarrier protein, which gives rise to MYKVEVILTNETGLHARPASLLVKEASKYVSEIKLIKADREYNAKSIMGILSMGANKGTKLTIAAEGRDEKAAVMGLKALVDRGFSE
- the pfkB gene encoding 1-phosphofructokinase gives rise to the protein MITTITLNPAIDKTMIIDNFQAGKVNRELSLRIDAAGKGINVSKVIQKLGGKSQAMGILAGNTGEFIKNELDRMKIEYDFMMIEGQTRTNTKIVDRENNLVTDINENGPWVSHEDLKKFEKNIMDGLSKGSIAVFSGSVPRNVDKKIYTRLINGAKAKGAKTILDADGELLIEGLKAGPYLVKPNIHELEKIFSIKIESTEEIIRYGKKILEYGVDYVVVSRGEEGSVLISNNEIAIVKGIKVEAKSTVGAGDSLVAAISLSISRGYTLEDTIKLAVATSIASVMTDGTQSGSMDTINELIEKVEFKLVDRGMIKDEN
- a CDS encoding zinc-binding dehydrogenase — its product is MKTRAVRMYGKDDLRLEEFELPEIKDDEILVTIVSNSICMSTYKAAKQGAMHKRVPEDVAINPIITGHEFSGEIIKVGDKWKNKFKAGNKYALQPALNYKGSPYSPGYSYKFFGGNATYAIIPQEVMELGCLINYGGEGFFEASLAEPMSCIIGGFHSNYHTKSGVYKHEMGITPKGKMAILGGAGPMGLGAIDYIIHCERKPKLLVITDIDDKRLERAQSILTIEEAEKNGVELKYVNTKNFENPDEYLMSLTDNKGFDDVYVYAPIEVLAEQGDKILGKDGCLNFFAGPTNKQFSAKVNYYDVHYSATHIIGSTGGNTEDLIESLEMTSKGLINPAVMVTHVGGLNSAGETILNLPNIPGGKKLIYTNIDMELTAIEDFEKKGKTDKFFAKLAEITSRYNGLWSLEAEKYLLENK
- a CDS encoding sodium-dependent transporter, whose amino-acid sequence is MKRDNFGSKLGILAAAAGSAIGLGNIWKFPYITGKNGGAAFILVYLVCIALIGLPVMISEFVLGRKTQANAVGSFKKIEPKKPWFLSGYLATLTAFIILSYYAMIAGWILSYIGRAATGKIVSVAPANLGAYFEGIIGNSTESIICTFVVIVLTALVVISGIKNGVEKYCKILMPVLFGILILLMFRSLTLDGASKGVEFLFKPDFSQLTTKGVLEALGHSFFTLSLGMGIILTYGSYIDRKEDIVKLAIQVTIADTVIALMAGLVIFPAVFAYGLEPTKGAGLIFVTLPAVFSEMPFGNIFGFLFFSLIGIAAITSTISLLEVVVSFAIEEFGLKRKKATILVSSAIFLVSLLSIMSFGPWSNVTIFGKTFFGLFDFITSNIFLPIGGLLISIFVGWVWGTENTIKEITSQGLYKLRAKGLYSFIIKFLAPAAIFLILLNSTGLLNKLLGSN
- a CDS encoding PTS sugar transporter subunit IIA, whose translation is MGNKGAEKHSNGILRKENILLNLGKIKKADAIQMAGQLLIDGGYTGQGYIQAMLEREKVVSTYIGNGVAIPHGVGSSKNQIKQSGIVVLQFPQGIDFGDGNTAYLIIGIAGKGDEHLKILSNIAASLENEKVVEKLVNTKNVNDIYDIFISN
- a CDS encoding BglG family transcription antiterminator, which produces MTELSLSSRTKGILEIISNECNTITIKEIAKRLAVSSRTILREMPSVEKWLESNEFQLIKKPRVGIKLVATLDDKERLKSLLEDESVEKTFTPEERQSLIIGELLQNKEPTKLYYFSSSFKVSEGTISHDLDKVEAWFEKYKLTLVRKPGLGVYLKGKENTFRKAMINLLYENLNEEQILNVIRQNLTPGNKSNGRIEINTKNRLMNLIDKEIIKTIEQTIHEAEGDLEYRLTDSSYAGLIVHLALAIQRIKNNENITMKDEFLTELSESQEYTTAEKIAYKIAKSLNIEIPNDEIGYITMHLKGSKMRNGAYKGDSKGVDEFIIGNFELTKLVNEMIKIAEEKSGYSLKGNENLLVGLVSHLRPTINRLKMNLDIRNPLLEKIKEMYPGIFSISAKCAEVINKRFNLEMPEAEIGFIAMHIGAAIEKERRRVEKDNRIYNVVVACTSGIGTSKLLATRLKKEFNNLQIIDTISTIEINEEWLKKNEVDLVISTVYVKEKSIPIVNVNPVLLKNDINRIKKILEKLNVYSVKNLYTSNQKNIDLMDRASALKDYGEGVIEILSNFFFEESIHANSINELIRCVSSLVGKNKEEVDIIERDLKEREKHGSTILNGKELILLHCRTNGVNTLKLGVARLSPQKPIFCMNTNGDKEKIVTALVMMTPFNKSNRHLEAISEISRNLIDDPMFIDVLARGTKKDIYNAVNGVLNGFLDSRIKM